One segment of Pseudomonas sp. FP2196 DNA contains the following:
- a CDS encoding PACE efflux transporter, with amino-acid sequence MQGVKRKLVYVSLYEVIGMTFSALGLALLSGTSPGSTGPLAVIITTIAVTWNFIYTSLFEHWESRQKSRTRTVKRRIAHAVGFQLTLIVFLIPLIAWWMNISLVQAFLLDLALIIFIPCYTFAFNWLFDRVFGLPASALPDTAAAA; translated from the coding sequence ATGCAAGGCGTCAAACGCAAACTGGTCTATGTGTCGCTCTACGAAGTAATCGGCATGACCTTCTCCGCCCTTGGTCTAGCCTTGTTGTCCGGCACCTCGCCGGGCAGCACCGGGCCATTGGCGGTGATCATCACCACCATCGCCGTGACCTGGAATTTCATCTACACCTCGCTGTTTGAACACTGGGAAAGTCGGCAGAAGTCGCGTACCCGCACAGTCAAGCGACGCATCGCCCATGCCGTCGGTTTTCAACTGACGTTGATCGTGTTCCTGATTCCGTTGATCGCGTGGTGGATGAACATCAGCCTGGTACAGGCGTTTCTGCTGGATCTGGCGCTGATCATCTTCATCCCTTGCTACACGTTCGCCTTCAACTGGCTGTTTGATCGGGTGTTCGGCTTGCCGGCTTCGGCGCTGCCGGATACTGCCGCTGCGGCATAA
- a CDS encoding DUF6252 family protein, whose translation MSNTKAFGLFSLKVKENNGPEFTVPTDLLHLTIKPDKLLAGGFDSSTTPPPWGAQFLISEKIEPGTYTLKSSTATAFYNPKTGDSWSAIQEGGEITLDVVDFEEKFVKGSFMFTAVDKQNPQNTAAISGTFSLNQ comes from the coding sequence ATGAGCAACACTAAAGCCTTCGGACTGTTCAGCTTGAAAGTGAAGGAAAACAACGGCCCCGAGTTCACTGTTCCTACCGATCTGCTCCATCTCACAATCAAGCCAGACAAATTACTGGCAGGCGGGTTCGACAGCTCCACCACGCCACCACCATGGGGCGCCCAGTTTCTGATCTCCGAGAAAATTGAACCAGGCACTTATACGTTGAAGAGTTCTACGGCCACAGCCTTCTATAACCCGAAAACCGGCGACAGCTGGAGTGCCATTCAAGAAGGCGGAGAGATCACTCTGGACGTGGTCGACTTTGAAGAGAAATTTGTCAAAGGCAGCTTCATGTTCACCGCCGTCGACAAGCAGAACCCACAGAACACTGCAGCCATTAGCGGGACGTTTTCGCTCAATCAATAG
- a CDS encoding methyl-accepting chemotaxis protein, producing the protein MTTLQNAAESAHSTSVQNDACAQKGSQVVQQTVQIIQDISRDLNEAAVSIDAVSKQSDIIGTIVQTIRGIADQTNLLALNAAIEAARAGEHGRGFAVVADEVRSLAARTSQATLEIVEVVRKNHDLSLSAVSSMQSSLSRTGLGVELANEAGEVILEIQQGSRHVVDAISQFNETLQLN; encoded by the coding sequence ATGACCACCCTGCAAAACGCCGCGGAATCGGCCCACAGCACATCGGTACAAAACGACGCCTGCGCGCAAAAGGGCTCACAGGTTGTGCAGCAAACGGTGCAGATCATTCAGGACATTTCCCGCGATCTCAACGAAGCTGCGGTGAGCATCGATGCGGTCAGCAAGCAGTCGGACATCATCGGTACCATCGTTCAGACCATTCGTGGCATCGCTGATCAGACCAACCTGCTGGCACTCAACGCCGCCATCGAAGCAGCGCGGGCCGGTGAGCATGGACGCGGCTTTGCCGTCGTCGCCGATGAGGTGCGCAGTTTGGCGGCCCGCACCAGTCAGGCAACCCTGGAAATTGTCGAGGTGGTGCGCAAAAACCACGACTTGTCGTTGAGTGCGGTGTCGAGCATGCAATCGAGCCTGAGCCGAACGGGCCTTGGCGTCGAACTGGCCAATGAAGCGGGGGAGGTGATTCTGGAGATCCAGCAGGGCTCACGGCATGTGGTCGATGCGATCAGCCAGTTCAATGAGACGTTGCAGTTGAATTGA